A stretch of Besnoitia besnoiti strain Bb-Ger1 chromosome V, whole genome shotgun sequence DNA encodes these proteins:
- a CDS encoding hypothetical protein (encoded by transcript BESB_061070) has translation MHGVFALSVPDEYEDLLAEYREDQRLKKELEHLQGWQVKRLHPHHTIKTFDDLMLAPPPPEEGILLGGYVLEPVRAEDFNMVKYEPKAFYDLNKDGQKDVLGSLIARRTQLLNSMDAETLEALTKGAIMLGQVVEQAGGDTIGLSQAIRGIGEEARTVAASRAPEDSAGFVNLRTGLPCILSPDNLYCVATPTTTTTQAPPSLLELRNYKRRKEEEEEKRRSMELAARLEQTKRRFNPYDQPVYFDLTEDHSENPIEEFKKQMALQREKEGKVEEQHTRISSADEARTILRFARRTAQGRQHQTPMSEASMTRRPTGSLVPPSAATRYDSSSSKIVIAGQPNLDARNAAPLRSLVDKVTLGVNFGRPGSPNREFPPDLPEASMLQKRKRTQDVLVNGSHLLGNPLSAVLPCGEHPRGREGARGQLSRTPQDVGLVDRVEGVNDMHFHYHRYLTKEHAYSAPRREAQRHPLLNSREMPLQGTVKPDDEQHTHAGEDESRQPEVHFEPVKDDRKALESAVENKSAAFILEGVRQFQTGIQSARLSPDQLAKYQGGKEQPKSPSKEELAKQETDRLKRERQEQRVARLIENFTATSYAEELRRAALATGDPLPECEEIGTRLRASSLPPVLKEKVERTQQHRAQKKGQKQARQERERGDRQRADTDNRIQQLDADLTEHTLSSIGGYLQADETRSSRKSSRTNSREKAAGAFPLLGDLSGKSGMENDAAVDSTNNMQRRPGDKRRRAWKADGEADSYTRHPGSSGTAVAPSEQNAAVGISPSARVVWLYGDDDKNPFHIHPRLPAL, from the exons ATGCACGGAGTTTTTGCCCTTTCCGTTCCAGACGAATACGAAGACCTCTTGGCGGAATATCGAGAGGATCAGAGACTGAAAAAGGAGCTGGAGCATTTGCAGGGTTGGCAGGTGAAGAGGCTGCACCCACACCATACAATTAAAACCTTTGACGACCTCATGCTtgcaccgcctcctcccgAAGAGGGGATTCTCTTGGGAGGTTACGTTCTCGAGCCTGTGAGAGCGGAGGACTTTAATATGGTGAAGTATGAGCCCAAGGCCTTCTACGACTTGAACAAGGACGGGCAGAAAGACGTGCTGGGTTCACTGATTGCAAGAC GAACCCAACTTCTCAATTCGATGGATGCTGAGACGCTGGAGGCTTTGACCAAGGGAGCGATAATGCTTGGGCAAGTTGTGGAGCAAGCAGGTGGTGACACAATCGGCCTGAGCCAAGCAATAAGGGGTATTGGAGAG GAAGCTCGCACAGTAgctgcgtcgcgtgcgccCGAAGACTCTGCGGGATTCGTGAACCTTAGGACCGGACTTCCCTGTATTCTGTCACCTGATAATCTCTACTGTGTGGCCACCCCCACGACGACAACCACGCAGGCTCCTCCCTCCCTGCTGGAGCTTCGGAATTacaaaagaagaaaagaagaggaagaggagaagaggcgtAGCATGGAACTGGCAGCGCGCTTGGAACAGACGAAGCGCCGGTTCAATCCATATGACCAGCCTGTTTACTTTGACTTGACTGAAGATCATTCAGAGAACCCGATAGAGGAGTTTAAGAAGCAAATGGCTCtacagcgagagaaggaaggcaAAGTAGAGGAACAACATACCCGGATATCAAGTGCCGATGAAGCACGCACAATTCTGAGGTTTGCCAGGCGCACCGCTCAGGGCCGACAGCATCAAACCCCGATGTCAGAGGCGTCGATGACGAGAAGACCTACGGGCAGTCTTGTTCCTCCTTCTGCCGCGACCCGATACGACAGCTCCTCCTCTAAGATTGTAATCGCAGGACAGCCAAACTTGGACGCGCGGAATGCAGCTCCTCTTCGCAGCCTCGTGGACAAAGTCACTCTAGGAGTGAACTTTGGACGTCCTGGCTCACCAAACCGTGAGTTTCCGCCGGATCTGCCGGAAGCTTCGATGCTACAGAAGCGAAAAAGGACACAGGATGTATTAGTCAATGGGTCCCATCTACTCGGCAATCCCTTGTCGGCCGTGCTTCCATGCGGTGAACATCCCAGAGGACGCGAGGGCGCAAGAGGACAGCTGTCACGCACACCACAGGACGTCGGTTTGGTTGATCGTGTGGAGGGCGTGAATGACATGCATTTCCACTATCACCGGTATCTTACCAAAGAACACGCCTATtccgctccgcggcgagaggcacaGCGACATCCATTATTGAACTCACGTGAAATGCCGCTGCAAGGTACCGTTAAACCTGATGACGAGCAGCACACGCACGCGGGTGAAGACGAGAGTAGACAGCCTGAGGTACACTTTGAACCAGTGAAGGATGACCGAAAAGCTTTGGAAAGCGCTGTTGAAAATAAGAGCGCCGCCTTCATTCTTGAGGGTGTGCGCCAATTCCAGACAGGCATTCAGTCAGCGAGGCTATCACCAGACCAGCTGGCGAAGTACCAGGGGGGAAAAGAGCAGCCGAAGTCCCCGTCAAAAGAGGAGCTTGCCAAACAAGAAACGGATCGCTTGAAAAGG GAGCGCCAGGAACAGCGCGTTGCCCGATTGATTGAGAATTTCACTGCCACAAGTTACGCGGAGGAGCTACGTCGCGCTGCCCTTGCGACGGGTGATCCCCTGCCTGAATGCGAGGAAATCGGAACTCGTCTTCgtgcctcctctctgccaCCTGTCCTAAAAGAGAAAGTCGAGCGTACCCAACAGCACagagcgcagaagaagggcCAGAAACAGGCGCGACAGGAACGGGAAAGAGGAGACCGGCAAAGGGCTGACACCGACAACCGTATTCAGCAGCTGGATGCAGACCTAACAGAGCACACGCTGTCATCCATAGGAGGATACCTCCAGGCGGACGAAACGCGGTCCTCCCGCAAATCCTCGAGAACCAACTCTAGAGAAAAGGCTGCAGGAGCGTTCCCCCTTCTTGGTGACCTTAGCGGGAAGTCAGGTATGGAAAACGATGCCGCAGTTGACTCCACGAACAACATGCAGCGCCGTCCGGGGGACAAGCGAAGACGTGCATGGAAAGCGGACGGGGAAGCCGACAGTTACACACGCCATCCTGGCAGCTCCGGAACGGCTGTCGCTCCTTCAGAACAAAACGCCGCGGTCGGCATAAGCCCGTCTGCTCGTGTGGTATGGCTCTATGGTGATGATGACAAAAACCCTTTCCACATACATCCACGACTCCCCGCTCTATGA